In Phycisphaerae bacterium, the following proteins share a genomic window:
- a CDS encoding PDZ domain-containing protein, producing MSSHSARRRSWRISLTSLALLFSLSLMAVPVFADDSPRLASAESRELWIKGSDQILAGDFRAGFETIRRLQTAEPGNKSIQSALSWIVQLDNLENSRESFRQAMYNFYVDRAIEAAKEAREGKPADSADNPESKDSSGQVRDRDEGAKTSEEAPNSDEDEDEASGLDGAELGSHDDADLRYKWSRALFAAQNALLNTRDEEKFRQEPWLQEIVVNVLDEIERHKTAGEWRDALSLYDVLVRIFPDHKEYKSGFDFCAKRAHLEFVYGNEKKSTWRADLEGVTPDALREIVDRIEADYVETPDFRKIGRDGIEHLLILAESESLSKTFPTLGEKDLVARFVNRLKGQLKREVEGSTRFTARSLRSVFNTILEANADTIRLPESVIVDEIVAGISEPLDEFTSVIWPTEVAEFNKSTRGEFVGVGIQITQEIGKPVRVESPLEDSPAYNAGVKPGDFILKVEGKPTKEMTITEAVKNITGEAGSSVLLTIEDGVSHEVRDIELVRKRISIRTVRGHMRDELKPTGWDYMIDDNLKVGYIRVSGFMDKTVPDLEKALTQLDKEHCRGLILDLRFNPGGLLNAARDMCDLFLPNNSPIVRTKGRDRGQNMVLKAAGRRARHNSVPMIILVNEYSASASEIVAGALAGLKEACIIGTRTFGKGSVQNLIPILDAQAYLKLTTAYYYVPDKDMPGDDQWYCLHKKPDSKSWGVEPHIVVNTIPQEVAKILRLRRERDVLKGKGQTGDVPKEVLERRPSSKPAEEFPEDPNPDVDPQLASALIVMRMKLMSDQPWALAPRLQRTAVSVAKLPRETSDNTAEK from the coding sequence ATGTCCAGTCATTCCGCTCGCCGTCGTTCATGGAGGATCTCTCTAACATCTCTTGCTCTGCTTTTCAGCCTGTCGCTGATGGCAGTTCCGGTTTTCGCGGATGATTCGCCGCGCCTCGCGTCAGCTGAGTCCCGTGAGCTTTGGATCAAGGGTTCGGATCAAATCCTGGCAGGCGACTTCCGGGCAGGCTTCGAAACGATCCGCCGTCTGCAAACGGCGGAGCCCGGCAACAAGTCGATTCAGTCAGCACTTTCCTGGATTGTCCAGTTGGATAATCTGGAGAACAGCCGCGAGTCGTTCCGCCAGGCGATGTACAATTTCTACGTCGATCGAGCGATCGAGGCTGCGAAGGAAGCCCGTGAAGGCAAGCCTGCCGACTCGGCGGACAATCCCGAATCAAAGGATTCAAGCGGACAAGTCCGGGACCGCGATGAAGGGGCAAAAACTTCCGAGGAAGCGCCCAATTCGGATGAGGATGAGGATGAAGCAAGCGGTCTGGATGGCGCGGAACTCGGATCGCATGACGACGCCGACCTGCGTTACAAGTGGAGCCGAGCGCTCTTCGCTGCTCAAAACGCCCTGCTGAACACCCGGGACGAGGAGAAATTCCGACAAGAGCCGTGGCTACAGGAGATTGTCGTCAACGTCCTGGATGAGATCGAGCGACACAAGACGGCCGGCGAATGGCGGGACGCGCTGTCTCTTTACGATGTTCTCGTTCGGATCTTCCCCGATCACAAGGAATACAAGAGCGGCTTCGATTTTTGCGCCAAGCGGGCGCATCTCGAGTTTGTGTACGGCAATGAGAAGAAATCGACATGGCGGGCCGACCTCGAGGGCGTGACCCCGGACGCCCTTCGAGAAATCGTCGATCGGATCGAGGCCGACTATGTCGAGACCCCTGATTTTCGAAAGATAGGTCGCGACGGTATTGAGCATCTCCTCATCCTCGCAGAGTCGGAATCGCTTTCGAAAACATTCCCCACGCTTGGTGAAAAGGACCTGGTGGCACGATTTGTCAATCGACTCAAGGGACAACTTAAGCGTGAGGTCGAAGGCTCAACGCGATTCACGGCTCGTTCTCTGCGCTCGGTCTTCAACACGATCCTTGAGGCCAACGCCGACACGATTCGCCTTCCTGAATCGGTGATCGTCGATGAGATCGTCGCGGGCATTTCCGAGCCGCTCGATGAATTCACCTCCGTCATCTGGCCGACCGAGGTGGCTGAATTCAATAAGAGCACACGCGGCGAGTTCGTCGGCGTCGGAATTCAGATCACCCAGGAGATCGGCAAACCGGTCCGCGTCGAATCGCCTCTGGAGGATTCCCCGGCTTACAACGCCGGTGTAAAGCCAGGTGACTTCATCCTCAAAGTCGAAGGCAAGCCAACCAAAGAAATGACGATCACCGAAGCCGTGAAAAATATCACGGGGGAGGCCGGTTCGTCAGTTCTGCTGACAATTGAAGACGGCGTCTCCCATGAAGTGCGCGATATCGAGCTGGTCCGGAAGCGAATCAGCATTCGCACGGTCCGCGGCCACATGCGAGACGAGCTTAAGCCCACCGGCTGGGATTACATGATCGACGACAATTTGAAGGTGGGTTACATCCGGGTCAGCGGCTTCATGGACAAGACCGTTCCTGATCTGGAGAAGGCGCTGACTCAACTCGATAAGGAGCATTGTCGTGGCCTGATCCTCGATCTGCGATTCAATCCGGGCGGACTGCTTAATGCCGCGCGCGACATGTGCGACCTGTTTCTCCCGAATAATTCTCCGATCGTCCGCACAAAGGGGCGAGATCGGGGCCAGAACATGGTGCTCAAGGCTGCCGGCAGACGGGCCCGACACAACTCGGTTCCGATGATCATTCTGGTCAATGAATACAGCGCCAGCGCCAGCGAGATTGTCGCCGGCGCGCTGGCCGGCCTCAAGGAAGCATGCATCATCGGTACGCGAACGTTCGGCAAGGGCAGCGTGCAGAATCTGATCCCGATTCTGGACGCGCAGGCCTATCTGAAGCTGACGACGGCGTACTACTACGTTCCCGACAAGGACATGCCGGGCGACGATCAATGGTATTGTCTCCACAAGAAGCCGGATTCCAAGAGCTGGGGCGTCGAGCCGCATATCGTCGTGAACACCATCCCGCAGGAGGTTGCGAAGATTCTCCGGCTTCGACGCGAGCGCGATGTGCTGAAAGGCAAGGGGCAAACCGGTGATGTTCCGAAGGAAGTGCTGGAGCGACGGCCGTCCAGTAAGCCGGCGGAGGAATTTCCTGAAGATCCGAACCCGGACGTCGATCCGCAACTGGCATCCGCGCTGATCGTCATGCGAATGAAGCTCATGAGCGATCAGCCGTGGGCCCTGGCTCCGCGTCTTCAGCGAACAGCCGTGAGCGTGGCCAAGTTGCCGAGGGAGACGAGCGACAACACTGCCGAGAAGTGA
- a CDS encoding radical SAM protein: protein MDDSRSIELRQAYADHNRRWQDFLYCYPVISRRSKGLSVGINLNPDKACNFDCIYCQVDRSTPGLVRKVDLHLVRSELAGLLDAAISTSLFRDSPFSALPNDQRVVRDIAFSGDGEPTTFPHFAEAVRLVADLKSDRRLHDTKIVLITDACYLTRPDVAAGLRTMDENNGEIWAKLDAGTQEYYEQVNRPNFPLSHVLAQIREAAVLRPIVIQSLWMRIHGAPPPDEEVAAFAARLQAIQSAGGKLKLVQIYTIARHTAEKYASPLSPPELDNVASIVRQSIDTPLETYYGVEKST, encoded by the coding sequence ATGGACGACAGTCGTTCGATCGAACTGAGGCAGGCTTACGCCGACCACAATCGGCGGTGGCAGGACTTTCTTTATTGCTACCCCGTGATATCGCGGCGCAGCAAGGGTCTATCCGTCGGCATCAACCTCAACCCCGACAAGGCGTGCAATTTCGACTGCATCTATTGCCAGGTCGATCGCTCAACACCGGGGCTTGTGCGTAAGGTGGACCTCCACCTCGTGCGATCAGAACTTGCCGGTCTTCTGGATGCCGCCATCTCGACGAGCCTCTTCCGAGATTCGCCGTTTTCCGCCCTGCCCAATGACCAGCGCGTCGTTCGCGACATCGCTTTCTCAGGCGATGGCGAGCCGACAACCTTTCCGCATTTCGCCGAGGCCGTTCGACTGGTCGCAGATCTCAAGTCCGATCGCCGGCTTCATGACACGAAGATCGTTCTCATCACGGATGCCTGCTATCTGACCCGACCCGATGTCGCGGCCGGGCTGCGCACGATGGATGAAAACAATGGTGAAATCTGGGCCAAACTGGATGCCGGCACCCAGGAATATTATGAGCAGGTGAATCGACCGAACTTTCCGCTCTCACATGTGCTGGCGCAGATTCGTGAAGCCGCCGTCCTTCGGCCGATCGTCATCCAATCGCTCTGGATGCGCATTCACGGCGCCCCGCCGCCCGACGAGGAAGTCGCGGCGTTCGCCGCCCGCCTGCAAGCGATTCAGTCGGCCGGTGGAAAACTGAAGCTGGTTCAGATCTACACGATCGCCCGGCATACTGCGGAGAAGTATGCTTCGCCCTTGTCCCCGCCCGAACTCGATAACGTGGCGAGCATCGTGCGACAAAGCATCGACACTCCGCTCGAAACCTACTACGGCGTCGAAAAATCAACCTGA
- a CDS encoding S9 family peptidase, whose amino-acid sequence MYHNAGRFSAIILAVSSAWLISAAALAGEPVRREVGQVVLEDVPEVPSELRERMNQYLNVRAGSLRDIDDESGSILISTRFGNTDQLHIVDRPGGARRQITFNDEPVRGAAYIPNSGGRFVLYMSDRGGSEANQIYRLDTEEGRSTLLTNGTSRHEALSVARNGKMIAFTGTGRNGRDNDIYTAQAPDFKPKLAMEVSGAFYPVDFNRDATKLTVMEYVSEKESYLHLLDIATGKSTILTPKGEKHAYSGGVFSADGKQLYFMSDRDGQFQSLYRRDMATNKDEILTGNLPWDVESVAVSPGGNLVAFTANEDGQSRLYTMKPDAGSYEAVTSIPVGLIGGLRFTRDGKQIGMTLNTPTMPGDVFILHVDDGRLVRWTMSETGGLNPARFVSPKRIAYPTFDSINGKPRDIPAYYYKPVGKGPFPVIIAIHGGPEGQERPRFSSVFQFWATELGAAVVIPNVRGSTGYGRDYHMLDDGMNREDSVRDIGSLLDWIEKQSELDSKRVAVYGGSYGGYMVLACLTHFPDRIKAGVDIVGIANFITFLEKTAPYRQDLRRPEYGDERIPEMREFLERISPLNNADKIKSALFVQHGANDPRVPAFEAEQIVKKMRENGRTVWYMLAKDEGHGFAKKENRDLATLTATMFLESQLKN is encoded by the coding sequence ATGTACCACAACGCAGGCCGGTTTTCGGCGATTATTCTCGCGGTCAGTAGTGCTTGGTTGATTTCGGCAGCGGCTCTGGCCGGCGAACCTGTGCGCCGGGAGGTGGGGCAAGTCGTCCTGGAAGACGTGCCGGAAGTGCCGTCGGAGCTGCGCGAACGAATGAATCAGTACCTGAACGTGCGAGCCGGTTCGCTTCGGGATATTGATGACGAGAGCGGTAGCATCCTCATCAGCACACGATTCGGAAACACGGATCAACTGCACATCGTGGATCGGCCCGGCGGGGCTCGCCGACAGATTACGTTCAACGACGAGCCGGTACGCGGCGCGGCATATATCCCCAACAGCGGCGGCCGCTTCGTGTTGTATATGTCCGATCGAGGCGGCAGCGAGGCGAATCAGATCTACCGCCTTGACACGGAAGAGGGGCGCAGCACGCTTCTGACGAACGGCACGAGCCGGCACGAAGCATTGAGCGTCGCCCGAAACGGAAAAATGATTGCATTTACAGGCACGGGGCGCAACGGGCGCGACAACGACATTTACACCGCGCAAGCTCCGGATTTCAAGCCGAAGCTCGCCATGGAGGTAAGCGGCGCCTTCTATCCGGTGGATTTCAACCGCGATGCCACGAAGTTGACGGTCATGGAATATGTCTCGGAAAAGGAGTCATACCTTCATCTGTTGGACATCGCGACCGGCAAATCCACCATCCTAACGCCAAAGGGAGAGAAACATGCTTACTCCGGCGGCGTGTTTTCCGCTGACGGCAAGCAGCTCTATTTCATGAGCGATCGCGATGGGCAGTTTCAGTCGCTGTATCGTCGCGATATGGCTACCAACAAGGATGAGATCCTTACGGGCAACCTCCCGTGGGATGTCGAGTCGGTGGCGGTGTCGCCCGGCGGGAATCTTGTCGCATTCACGGCGAACGAAGACGGACAATCGCGGCTATACACCATGAAACCTGACGCCGGATCCTACGAGGCCGTGACTTCGATCCCGGTCGGACTGATTGGCGGTCTGCGATTCACGCGTGACGGAAAACAGATCGGCATGACGCTCAACACGCCGACGATGCCCGGCGATGTGTTCATACTTCACGTCGACGACGGACGACTGGTCCGATGGACCATGAGCGAGACCGGCGGATTGAATCCGGCTCGATTCGTCTCCCCCAAGCGCATTGCATATCCCACGTTTGACAGCATCAACGGCAAGCCACGTGATATTCCGGCCTATTATTACAAGCCCGTCGGAAAAGGACCTTTCCCGGTCATTATTGCAATTCACGGTGGGCCCGAAGGGCAGGAGCGCCCGAGATTCTCGAGCGTGTTTCAGTTTTGGGCGACCGAACTCGGGGCGGCGGTCGTGATACCAAACGTTCGCGGCTCGACGGGATATGGCAGGGACTATCACATGCTGGACGATGGGATGAATCGCGAGGACAGCGTTCGGGACATCGGCAGCCTTCTGGACTGGATTGAGAAGCAGTCGGAGCTGGACTCCAAGCGCGTGGCGGTCTATGGCGGCTCGTACGGCGGATATATGGTGCTGGCCTGCCTGACGCACTTTCCGGATCGAATCAAGGCGGGCGTCGATATCGTCGGAATCGCCAACTTCATCACTTTCCTGGAGAAGACCGCGCCATATCGGCAGGATCTTCGACGGCCGGAGTACGGCGACGAGCGCATCCCGGAAATGCGGGAATTTCTGGAACGAATCTCACCGTTGAACAACGCCGACAAAATAAAATCGGCGCTGTTCGTTCAGCATGGTGCGAATGATCCGCGCGTTCCCGCCTTCGAAGCCGAGCAAATTGTCAAAAAGATGCGAGAAAACGGCCGAACCGTCTGGTACATGCTTGCAAAGGACGAAGGACACGGCTTTGCCAAGAAGGAGAACCGTGATCTGGCCACGCTGACGGCCACCATGTTTCTGGAGAGTCAGTTGAAGAACTGA
- a CDS encoding transcriptional regulator, which translates to MSESLKLQSRAAPSDAGLTASKDLESAKALLIRRWGELSGYWGINRTMAEIHALLFVSNEPACTDDVMDKLLISRGNASMNLRALVDWGLIERVHFRGDRKEYFTCRTDVWQMFETILRQRRRREVEPILETIERCEEMVGLGSEDRLASDMADSAKVFQSRLKEMRDFLQLVGSLVDVTVKLGPNGLKAVSESMAAWTR; encoded by the coding sequence ATGTCGGAAAGTCTCAAATTACAGAGCCGAGCCGCGCCGAGCGACGCCGGACTGACAGCATCCAAGGACCTCGAATCCGCCAAAGCTCTTCTGATCAGACGCTGGGGTGAGCTTTCCGGCTACTGGGGCATCAACCGCACAATGGCGGAGATTCATGCCCTGCTCTTCGTCTCGAATGAACCGGCCTGCACCGACGACGTCATGGACAAGTTGCTCATTTCCCGTGGCAACGCATCCATGAACCTGCGTGCGCTGGTGGATTGGGGACTCATCGAGCGAGTTCACTTTCGTGGCGATCGGAAGGAGTACTTTACGTGCCGGACCGACGTATGGCAGATGTTCGAAACAATTCTGAGGCAGCGGCGTCGTCGCGAGGTTGAGCCAATCCTAGAGACCATTGAGCGTTGCGAAGAGATGGTGGGATTGGGCTCGGAGGATCGGCTGGCGAGCGACATGGCTGACAGCGCGAAGGTCTTCCAATCGCGGCTGAAGGAAATGCGGGATTTTCTTCAACTGGTCGGATCCCTGGTTGATGTCACAGTGAAACTGGGACCGAACGGTCTCAAGGCCGTCAGTGAATCAATGGCAGCCTGGACCCGGTGA
- a CDS encoding class I SAM-dependent methyltransferase produces MRQALDGKAAVTHAVKDRAKHQFDSWARNYDRSIVRHLLFDPSYRMFMEELHRWRRDSSEPFDLLDLGCGTGTWTAMVAGSPLPSRTVVGLDYSLPMARIAHQKAEEIGAGAPSFINGDSEHLPFADHSFDVVTCSNSFHHYPHQQAAIREMHRVLRPGGRLMLIDGFRDNVIGWFVFDVIITKMESTPDARVFHAPWSLMRKYFLDAGFRDIRQKKVNIWTPIFITIGEA; encoded by the coding sequence ATGCGCCAAGCGCTCGACGGTAAAGCAGCTGTCACGCATGCCGTCAAAGACCGCGCCAAGCATCAGTTCGATTCATGGGCACGCAATTACGATCGGTCGATCGTGCGACATTTGCTATTCGATCCCTCTTATCGGATGTTCATGGAGGAGTTGCATCGCTGGCGGCGGGATTCTTCGGAGCCCTTCGATCTGCTCGATCTTGGGTGCGGAACCGGCACATGGACCGCCATGGTCGCTGGAAGTCCCCTGCCATCACGAACTGTCGTCGGCCTCGATTACTCGCTTCCAATGGCGCGGATAGCACACCAGAAGGCCGAGGAAATCGGTGCAGGAGCCCCGTCATTCATCAATGGCGATTCAGAGCATCTGCCGTTTGCGGATCATTCGTTCGACGTCGTGACATGCAGCAATTCGTTCCACCACTATCCGCATCAGCAGGCGGCGATTCGCGAGATGCATCGCGTGCTGCGTCCGGGTGGCCGGCTGATGCTTATCGACGGCTTCCGTGACAATGTGATCGGCTGGTTCGTTTTTGACGTGATCATCACGAAGATGGAAAGTACGCCGGATGCACGCGTATTCCATGCACCCTGGTCACTGATGCGAAAGTACTTCCTCGATGCCGGCTTCCGCGACATTCGACAAAAGAAGGTGAACATCTGGACGCCGATTTTTATCACAATCGGTGAGGCGTGA
- a CDS encoding type II secretion system protein: MLRFADRAFTLLELLVVIAIIALLVAILLPSLSAAKEAANVGKCLANLKTLGATGQMYMDDAGEYVQVWHFGFNTQWGTVNLISEHVFGGYQTSTPHPEYGLNTDMAVIPTESRPFNKYIAPCVARGPIASYNCPSDKNYSTPNVQNPCDPPALDVNYSSFQINGMSYALNWYWMEGPPWLGQNQYYADIGLMTRAGKSMLSRKVGGSAAKFVLFMENAMNSYMLDARPRNGQFGTSCLQSLGKGWHRKFSRYSMAMLDGHAEYRFIDSRYTSDENYDIWPEPGTQRGF; encoded by the coding sequence ATGCTCCGTTTCGCAGATCGTGCGTTCACGTTGCTCGAGTTGCTTGTCGTTATTGCGATAATCGCATTGCTGGTAGCGATTCTGCTTCCATCGCTGAGCGCGGCCAAGGAAGCAGCCAACGTTGGCAAATGCCTCGCGAATCTGAAGACGCTCGGCGCGACCGGCCAGATGTACATGGACGATGCCGGGGAGTACGTTCAAGTCTGGCACTTCGGATTTAACACGCAGTGGGGCACCGTAAACCTCATTTCGGAGCATGTCTTCGGCGGCTACCAAACATCGACGCCGCATCCGGAGTACGGTCTCAATACCGATATGGCGGTGATTCCGACTGAGTCTCGCCCGTTCAACAAGTATATCGCACCATGCGTCGCGCGAGGCCCGATCGCATCCTACAACTGTCCGTCCGACAAGAACTACAGCACGCCGAATGTGCAGAATCCGTGCGATCCGCCGGCGCTGGATGTCAATTACTCCTCCTTCCAGATCAACGGCATGAGCTACGCATTGAACTGGTACTGGATGGAGGGCCCGCCTTGGCTCGGCCAGAATCAGTACTATGCGGACATCGGACTTATGACCCGGGCAGGCAAGTCGATGCTCTCGCGGAAAGTCGGCGGCAGCGCCGCCAAGTTTGTCCTCTTCATGGAAAACGCGATGAACTCTTACATGCTGGACGCGCGACCCCGAAACGGGCAATTTGGTACAAGCTGTTTGCAATCGCTCGGCAAAGGCTGGCACCGGAAGTTCTCGCGCTATTCCATGGCGATGCTCGACGGACACGCCGAGTACCGGTTTATCGATTCGCGATACACATCTGACGAAAACTACGACATCTGGCCGGAGCCGGGAACCCAGCGTGGCTTTTGA
- a CDS encoding Rne/Rng family ribonuclease: MLINVSESEECRIAVLRDNRLDELFIERTSASSNVGNIYKGRVTNVEPSIQAAFVDFGLPAHGFLHISDLHPQYFPDGTSDSSEQVGKKTPRRQRPPIQSCLKRGQEVIVQVIKEGIGTKGPTLTSYISLPGRFLVMMPGMDQLGVSRKIEDENTRRRIRALLDGLTLPEGIGFIVRTAGVDRTRRDLQRDLNFLVRLWRQVERRIKTDPAPAELYKESDLVIRTIRDVYDSSLRRIVVDSSDVADRIREFLAIASPRTSDGVEVYQGDEPIFHHHGIEAEIERLNSKTVPLPSGGSLIIEQTEAMVAIDVNSGRFRVPENAEETAYRVNLEAVDEIARQLRLRDLGGLIVCDLIDMGLERHRRSIEKRLADALRKHKERAKILRISRFGLLEMTRQRQRPSLLKSVFRECPRCAGSGRVKSSESVALDVMRQIRLASNREGIARIDVRLSTAVANDLLNRKRHQLTDLERAKNQTIQIHGVETFGVDQVELACTDLRGREVGINAIHPNHDSNRGGNRFSNRGGRRRGGRGRGRGTRPNPTK, translated from the coding sequence ATGTTGATCAATGTCTCGGAGTCCGAGGAATGCCGGATCGCCGTGCTCCGCGACAACCGATTGGATGAGTTGTTCATTGAGCGGACCTCGGCGTCGTCCAATGTCGGCAACATCTACAAGGGCCGCGTGACAAATGTCGAGCCTTCGATTCAGGCTGCCTTTGTTGATTTTGGTTTGCCGGCGCACGGTTTCCTGCACATCAGCGATCTGCACCCGCAGTACTTTCCCGACGGGACTTCCGACTCATCCGAACAAGTCGGCAAAAAAACGCCGCGACGACAGCGCCCGCCGATCCAGAGTTGCCTGAAGCGCGGCCAGGAAGTCATCGTTCAGGTCATCAAGGAAGGAATTGGCACGAAGGGGCCGACGCTCACGAGCTACATTTCCCTGCCGGGCAGGTTCCTGGTCATGATGCCGGGAATGGACCAACTGGGCGTTTCCCGAAAGATTGAGGATGAGAATACGCGACGCCGGATCCGCGCCCTGCTCGACGGACTCACGCTGCCCGAGGGGATCGGATTCATTGTCCGAACCGCCGGCGTGGATCGCACGCGCCGGGACCTCCAGCGCGATCTGAACTTCCTTGTGCGGCTTTGGCGACAAGTCGAACGACGGATCAAGACGGATCCCGCGCCGGCCGAACTCTACAAGGAATCCGACCTTGTGATTCGTACGATTCGCGATGTTTATGATTCCAGCCTGCGCAGGATCGTCGTGGATAGTTCCGACGTCGCCGACCGCATTCGGGAGTTTCTTGCGATTGCCAGTCCGAGGACGAGCGACGGGGTTGAGGTTTACCAGGGCGACGAACCGATTTTCCATCATCACGGAATCGAAGCTGAAATTGAGCGTCTGAATTCCAAAACGGTGCCGCTGCCGTCGGGTGGATCGCTCATCATTGAACAGACCGAGGCGATGGTCGCGATCGACGTCAACTCCGGCCGGTTTCGCGTGCCTGAAAATGCCGAGGAAACGGCCTACCGAGTGAACCTGGAGGCCGTGGATGAAATCGCGCGACAACTGCGTCTGCGTGATCTGGGCGGATTGATCGTCTGCGATCTGATTGACATGGGTTTGGAACGCCACCGCCGCAGCATTGAGAAGCGACTGGCGGACGCCCTTCGAAAGCACAAGGAGCGGGCGAAAATTCTTCGAATCTCCCGCTTTGGACTGCTGGAGATGACGCGACAGCGGCAGCGGCCTTCATTGCTGAAGAGCGTCTTCCGCGAATGTCCGAGGTGCGCCGGCAGCGGACGGGTTAAGTCGTCTGAGTCCGTCGCGCTGGATGTGATGCGCCAGATCCGTCTGGCCAGCAACCGGGAGGGCATTGCTCGGATCGACGTGCGCCTCTCGACCGCGGTCGCAAATGACCTTCTCAACCGCAAACGACACCAACTGACCGACCTGGAGCGTGCGAAGAATCAGACGATCCAGATTCATGGTGTCGAGACATTCGGTGTCGATCAGGTTGAACTCGCTTGTACCGATCTGCGCGGACGCGAGGTCGGTATCAACGCGATTCATCCGAACCACGATTCGAATCGGGGCGGCAATCGATTTTCGAATCGCGGTGGTCGACGGCGCGGCGGACGCGGTCGAGGACGAGGCACTCGTCCGAATCCGACAAAGTGA
- a CDS encoding TIGR03936 family radical SAM-associated protein gives MRQRLAIRYAIRGDLRFLSHQDTLRLFQRAFARADIPVRYSEGFNPRPRISIAMPRPVGVESHDELMTIELASPLEIDAVSARLAAQLPEGIQIHQVEALHAQDRRLPREVEYTVDLSGASVESVQARAAELLTSQTHRVERRDPEGRCTKHVDIRAFLIDVRVDGNRLVWSQTVSIDGTARVGEVLEAVGLPAPEWTHRAVRSRAAFRD, from the coding sequence TTGCGCCAGAGGCTGGCGATACGATACGCGATCCGCGGCGACCTGAGATTTCTCTCTCATCAGGACACGTTGCGACTGTTTCAGCGGGCCTTCGCCCGCGCCGACATCCCGGTGCGATATTCCGAAGGGTTCAACCCTCGTCCTCGAATAAGCATCGCGATGCCGCGGCCCGTGGGGGTCGAGTCGCACGACGAATTGATGACGATCGAACTTGCGTCCCCATTGGAAATTGACGCCGTATCCGCACGTCTGGCAGCGCAGCTACCCGAAGGGATTCAGATTCATCAGGTTGAAGCCCTGCATGCACAAGATCGGCGGTTGCCGCGCGAGGTCGAATATACCGTCGATCTCAGCGGCGCATCCGTCGAAAGCGTGCAGGCGCGAGCCGCGGAATTGTTGACCAGCCAAACGCATCGCGTCGAGCGACGCGATCCGGAAGGCCGATGCACAAAACACGTCGACATCCGGGCGTTCTTGATCGATGTCCGGGTTGACGGAAATCGGTTGGTCTGGTCGCAAACCGTGTCCATTGACGGAACAGCCCGAGTGGGCGAAGTGTTGGAGGCCGTCGGCCTGCCCGCACCTGAATGGACGCATCGGGCCGTACGCTCAAGGGCCGCGTTTCGCGATTGA